A region from the Malus domestica chromosome 07, GDT2T_hap1 genome encodes:
- the LOC103439294 gene encoding uncharacterized protein, with protein MEQFRRIGEDVGSLKALMVFQDNIQINQRQCFLLLDIFSSAYESIAEEMRHNLRFDEKHMKWRVLEQPLRELHRIFKDAEAYIRQCLDTKDWWAKAITLYQNSDCVEFHIHNLLACVPIVIEAIDIAGEISGLDQDEIQRKKTMFADKYKQDYRDWKLFKWRFGKQYLITQDFCNRFESAGNEDRWTLLHKISEKKLSGSTKYGKRLIDLFKSADGSESQNLKGKLLPSSVLVGSKDYQVRRRLGAGSQYKEIVWLGETFASRHFFGEIEPLLPEISLLLSLSHPNIVLFPCGFTDEEKKECFLIMELMSRDLCSYIKAICGPRKRLPFSLPVAIDLMLQIARGMEYLHSKKIYHGDLDPSNVLVKARGISTEGYLQAKVSGFGLASVNTSNHKNPSNQNGSLSFIWYAPEVLEEQEQGKSTEKKYAEKSDVYSFGMVCFELLTGKVPFEDSHLQGDKMSRNIRAGERPLFPFYSLRYVTNLTKKCWHSDPNQRPSFSSICRILRYIKRFLAMNPDYNSQLDPPVPMVDYCEIESGLLRKIPSWGSSEPSPISQIPFQMFVYRIAERERTSSSLKDTSESGSDGASICGDEIVVPADDPFSTTPERKSLSSPDSVKKKLPFLKKSSDVKSNRLPGTPRGRSRPPQMTPCRSVSLRLGSERQLMAMSPRIRRTKSGHASDSELS; from the exons ATGGAACAATTCCGAAGGATTGGGGAGGATGTAGGCAGCTTAAAGGCTTTAATGGTGTTCCAAGACAACATCCAAATCAATCAGCGGCAGTGCTTTTTGCTGCTCGATATCTTCAGCTCAGCATATGAATCAATAGCGGAGGAGATGAGACATAATCTTCGGTTTGATGAGAAGCACATGAAATGGAGGGTTCTCGAGCAGCCTCTGAGAGAGCTCCACAGGATATTCAAAGATGCAGAAGCCTACATTCGACAATGCTTGGATACCAAGGATTGGTGGGCTAAGGCCATCACACTCTATCAGAATTCCGATTGCGTCGAGTTTCACATCCATAACCTACTTGCCTGCGTGCCGATCGTCATCGAAGCAATCGACATTGCTGGAGAAATATCGGGGTTGGATCAGGATGAAATACAGAGGAAGAAAACCATGTTCGCAGACAAGTACAAACAAGACTACAGAGATTGGAAACTTTTCAAGTGGAGATTTGGGAAGCAGTATTTGATTACTCAAGACTTCTGCAATAGGTTTGAATCAGCAGGAAATGAAGATAGATGGACTCTTCTGCATAAAATCAGCGAAAAGAAACTTTCAGGTTCAACAAAGTATGGGAAACGACTCATAGATCTTTTCAAAAGCGCAGACGGATCAGAGTCACAGAATTTGAAAGGGAAGCTCTTACCTAGTTCAGTTCTGGTGGGATCTAAGGACTACCAGGTGAGGCGGCGCCTTGGGGCTGGAAGTCAGTATAAGGAGATCGTATGGTTGGGTGAAACCTTTGCCTCAAGACATTTCTTTGGGGAAATTGAACCCTTGTTGCCGGAGATTTCTTTGTTGTTATCACTTTCCCACCCAAACATAGTGCTCTTCCCTTGTGGCTTTACggatgaagaaaagaaagagtgtTTTCTCATAATGGAACTGATGAGTAGAGACCTCTGCAGCTACATCAAAGCGATCTGTGGCCCCCGAAAACGTCTACCATTTTCTCTTCCTGTTGCTATTGATCTGATGCTTCAAATTGCAAGAGGAATGGAATATCTCCACTCAAAAAAAATCTACCACGGAGATTTGGATCCTTCTAACGTACTTGTTAAAGCAAGAGGCATCTCCACAGAAGGTTACTTGCAAGCCAAGGTTTCAGGTTTTGGTTTAGCTTCTGTCAATACCTCCAACCACAAAAACCCTTCAAATCAGAATGGAAGCCTGTCTTTCATCTGGTATGCGCCTGAAGTTCTGGAAGAGCAAGAACAAGGAAAAAGTACAGAGAAAAAGTACGCAGAAAAGTCCGATGTGTATAGCTTTGGAATGGTTTGCTTTGAACTCCTGACAGGGAAAGTCCCTTTTGAGGATAGTCATCTTCAAGGGGACAAGATGAGCCGAAACATAAGGGCCGGGGAGAGGCCGCTGTTTCCGTTCTATTCTCTGAGATATGTGACCAACCTCACAAAGAAATGCTGGCATAGTGACCCCAATCAACGGCCAAGTTTCTCATCCATTTGTAGGATTCTTCGCTACATTAAACGGTTCCTTGCGATGAATCCTGATTACAACAGCCAGCTAGACCCGCCTGTTCCTATGGTAGATTACTGTGAGATTGAGTCTGGGCTTCTGAGAAAGATTCCTTCCTGGGGGAGTTCTGAACCATCACCAATATCACAAATCCCATTCCAAATGTTCGTTTATAGGAtcgcagagagagaaagaacgtCTTCAAGCCTGAAGGATACTTCAGAATCCGGAAGTGACGGAGCTTCAATCTGTGGCGATGAAATTGTGGTCCCTGCAGATGATCCGTTCTCAACAACACCTGAAAGGAAGAGTTTATCTTCGCCTGATAGTGTGAAAAAGAAACTTCCATTCTTGAAGAAATCGTCGGATGTGAAATCCAACAGACTACCAG GAACACCAAGAGGACGGTCCAGACCTCCACAGATGACCCCTTGCCGCAGTGTTAGTCTGAGATTGGGTTCAGAAAGACAGCTGATGGCAATGAGTCCAAGAATACGGAGAACTAAATCCGGACATGCCTCAGATTCTGAGCTCTCCTAG